From the Lepus europaeus isolate LE1 chromosome 12, mLepTim1.pri, whole genome shotgun sequence genome, one window contains:
- the LOC133771073 gene encoding spermatogenesis-associated protein 31E1-like: MENQKSIGAMWQSLSCTSWGTNIILVFLCGLGLFLLSFIHSTPPSPPPKRKGTIRKCQGHTRRRIKSRKKSRALKGKALTVHLKPPQGDEHNPAPAGGHQHHGEPKEDASPVTSSPLPSPALLTQHPPAPASRPSERPQQVQSDMKSTPAGPAPDSAPPGNSCLASLGTATKGLDRVSGSIAFFSWWWPTAKALLLFTSPHGRCRQEPLSQHPPEASPWGDAARGQAEAGGPPFINPDVQRLLEILISRRAELMLKAEEKTGSLLGQMRPGSLLSSLGALFWRPRHKCTQLQGPQRLSAPPVFGDHLEKKCSQLFWGLPSLHSESLVATAWVSKGPSLSRAPTVRFNVNSRSSPVQTQSSDPPLLSQSQPLPPNHLNQPQPLTEKLPIHLRQVPTPVQLPCSFPSLPSPSLHKGRTCRSSCPTSQDKARSIIPTDNQEMDWPLQMPLQRKWAAHSFLQNPQEGAGQPTPSLPQGSWASQTRKSTSAFPGETISPELHRQSEQQSQARLLKDKPQDGFLYRIQPHQKLLHPRGKFSRTCPFQGMEKQGCSQPSLPSAGKSIKDVKTVEPMQCRRLHRKDAVGLKLDKQSEALGQDEDDKKDLSWIPESTSVKVLEDDKEEAERNFFKPRKHEDRSYKPRVPEKEDLKKDLKVHLEKKLGQIKKGQIPVRVHRSWLTANFAFPNYNTHMKPRNPADLKGHNSSVNTSQKTYFVNPFTRNLLETHIGRFPVRRGWNLYYQTLKHTNLNSGAVQVSQHPQPKFPSSASRESGANVKVKAANALGDPHKGLGEKMMAKKSVPPPERPVIAPSSVYKEAKKTLTVTPSGGTRRLSEAPGTRQEAKLPSESLKDSLLDRFQQSKTAQGARRGSLAWRKSTTTAKNEPQEIGHLAPPDHYKPETQISRVSQATGAKEIRGALEAEEKPLTWEATREANMMISQTINVNLSLEPLGDGQCPQTSRMPIGYRTGQPGLEREVVNEVEVQVEVESENQPQGQDTDIVYQDYTVEVHPVTDILASQASSDTPKSMSSSNISASQGLHDHLLKAGWSQRQQEPRSPKVRSPWKSENNMFSPSDKREDCRRLRPGDHEERAAGQRATHACGMSHPAWNRETGDTLVKKSSPFLPKRRQEPLESHNKKIIRPFMQHSTPTQRGSRWEDTLPRDRPVSATAGGQGSHLGRLFTEKREAQAQALTTVVGKIVVDQLGLPYAHVPSEFNWYTEETQVPLENSRDISSEDPPPTESSTETTPGPVPEIPTEPGDSLSNPCPLQLSLRFSE; the protein is encoded by the exons GAAAGGTAAGGCCCTGACCGTCCACCTGAAGCCCCCACAG GGAGATGAACAcaatccagcccctgctgggggccaccagcATCATGGGGAGCCCAAGGAAGATGCTTCTCCTGTCACCTCgtccccactgccttccccggctcTGCTAACCCAGCACCCTCCTGCCCCGGCCTCCCGCCCGTCAGAAAGACCTCAACAAGTCCAGTCTGACATGAAGAGCACCCCGGCAGGCCCTGCCCCAGACAGCGCCCCTCCAGGTAACTCCTGCTTGGCCTCTCTCGGCACGGCCACAAAGGGCTTGGACCGCGTAAGCGGCTCCATTGCATTCTTCTCCTGGTGGTGGCCGACCGCCAAGGCCTTGCTCCTGTTCACCTCACCACATGGCAGATGCCGGCAAGAGCCTCTTTCCCAGCACCCACCAGAGGCCTCGCCCTGGGGAGACGCCGCACGcgggcaggcagaggctggcgGCCCTCCTTTCATCAACCCGGATGTCCAGAGGCTGCTAGAAATCCTCATCTCCAGGAGAGCAGAGCTGATGCTGAAAGCAGAAGAGAAGACAGGGTCCCTGCTGGGCCAGATGCGCCCGGGCTCCCTCCTGAGTTCTCTGGGAGCTCTCTTCTGGAGACCAAGGCACAAatgcacacagctgcaggggcctcaGCGGCTCTCTGCCCCCCCGGTCTTTGGGGATCACTTAGAGAAGAAATGCAGCCAGCTCTTCTGGGGCCTCCCCTCTCTGCACAGCGAGTCACTAGTGGCTACGGCCTGGGTCTCTAAGGGGCCTTCCCTTTCAAGAGCTCCCACGGTTAGGTTCAATGTCAACTCTCGTTCCTCTCCAGTTCAAACTCAGTCCTcagatcctccactgctttcccaatcccAACCCTTGCCTCCTAACCATTTGAATCAACCCCAACCTCTGACTGAAAAGTTGCCAATACATCTGCGTCAGGTGCCgaccccagtccagctcccttgctCTTTCCCAAGCCTACCAAGCCCCTCCCTACACAAGGGTAGGACATGTAGATCGTCCTGCCCTACCTCCCAGGATAAGGCTCGCTCTATCATCCCAACTGACAATCAAGAAATGGATTGGCCTTTGCAGATGCCACTACAGCGGAAGTGGGCTGCTcactcttttctccaaaaccctcaAGAAGGTGCTGGCCAACCCacacccagcctcccccagggcagctgggcctcCCAAACCAGGAAGTCCACCTCTGCCTTTCCTGGGGAAACTATCAGCCCTGAGCTCCACAGGCAGTCTGAACAACAAAGTCAAGCAAGGCTTCTCAAAGATAAACCCCAGGATGGCTTCCTTTACAGAATCCAACCACATCAGAAACTGTTGCACCCTCGGGGCAAATTCTCAAGGACCTGCCCATTCCAGGGAATGGAAAAACAAGGCTGCTCACAgccgtccctgccctctgcaggTAAAAGCATCAAGGATGTGAAGACAGTGGAGCCCATGCAATGCAGAAGACTCCACAGAAAGGATGCAGTAGGGCTCAAACTAGACAAACAAAGCGAGGCTCTAGGGCAAGATGAAGATGACAAAAAAGACCTATCCTGGATTCCAGAGAGCACCTCAGTGAAGGTTCTGGAAGATGACAAGGAGGAAGCAGAACGTAACTTTTTCAAGCCCAGGAAGCATGAGGATAGGAGCTATAAACCCAGGGTCCCAGAAAAGGAAGATCTCAAAAAAGACCTGAAAGTCCATTTGGAAAAGAAGTTGGGGCAGATCAAGAAGGGTCAAATCCCTGTGAGGGTGCATCGATCCTGGCTTACTGCTAACTTTGCATTTCCCAATTACAACACCCACATGAAACCCAGAAATCCAGCAGACCTGAAAGGTCACAACTCCTCGGTGAACACCTCCCAGAAGACCTACTTTGTCAATCCTTTCACTCGAAACTTGCTAGAAACACACATTGGAAGGTTTCCAGTGAGGCGAGGGTGGAATCTATACTACCAGACCCTCAAGCACACAAATCTCAACTCAGGTGCAGTTCAAGTTTCACAGCACCCGCAGCCCAAATTTCCCTCTTCAGCTTCCCGGGAGTCAGGGGCCAACGTGAAAGTCAAGGCTGCCAATGCCCTAGGAGACCCTCACAAAGGTCTAGGAGAGAAGATGATGGCAAAAAAGTCAGTTCCACCCCCAGAGAGACCTGTCATCGCCCCCTCCTCTGTGTATAAGGAAGCCAAGAAGACCCTGACAGTGACCCCATCCGGTGGCACCCGTAGGCTCTCGGAGGCCCCTGGAACCAGACAAGAGGCCAAACTTCCTAGTGAGTCTCTCAAGGATAGCCTTCTGGACAGATTCCAGCAGAGCAAGACTGCTCAGGGAGCTAGGAGAGGCAGCCTAGCATGGAGGAAAAGTACGACAACAGCCAAGAATGAACCTCAAGAGATTGGGCACCTGGCCCCCCCAGACCATTACAAACCCGAAACGCAGATCAGTAGAGTATCCCAGGCTACAGGGGCAAAAGAAATCAGGGGTGCATTGGAGGCTGAGGAGAAGCCCCTCACGTGGGAAGCCACCAGGGAAGCCAACATGATGATCTCCCAAACCATCAACGTGAATCTGAGTTTAGAACCTTTGGGGGACGGTCAATGCCCCCAAACCTCACGAATGCCTATTGGCTACCGCACaggacagccaggcctggaaagaGAGGTTGTCAATGAAGTGGAAGTCCAAGTGGAGGTGGAGTCAGAGAATCAGCCTCAAGGCCAGGACACTGATATCGTCTATCAAGACTACACTGTTGAGGTGCACCCCGTCACAGACATCTTGGCTTCTCAGGCCTCTTCAGACACTCCAAAGAGCATGTCCAGTAGCAACATATCAGCTTCCCAGGGGCTTCACGACCACCTACTGAAGGCAGGGTGGAGccagaggcagcaggagcccaggagcccaaAAGTGAGATCCCCATGGAAGAGTGAGAACAACATGTTCAGTCCTTCTGACAAGAGGGAGGACTGCAGGAGACTCAGACCAGGAGATCATGAAGAAAGAGCTGCAGGACAAAGGGCCACGCATGCCTGTGGGATGAGCCACCCTGCCTGGAACAGGGAAACAGGAGACACCCTGGTTAAAAAGTCTTCACCATTCCTGCCAAAGAGGAGACAAGAACCACTAGAAAGccacaacaaaaaaataataaggccCTTTATGCAGCATTCTACCCCTACCCAAAGAGGCTCACGGTGGGAAGATACCCTGCCCAGAGACAGGCCTGTATCAGCAACTGCTGGGGGCCAAGGATCACACTTAGGCAGGTTGTtcacagaaaagagagaggctCAGGCACAGGCCCTCACCACAGTTGTGGGAAAGATTGTGGTGGACCAACTGGGGCTTCCATATGCACATGTTCCCTCAGAGTTCAATTGGTACACAGAGGAAACCCAGGTCCCACTGG AGAACTCCAGAGACATCTCCtcagaggaccccccccccaccgAGTCATCTACAGAGACCACCCCAGGACCTGTGCCAGAGATCCCCACAGAGCCAGGGGATTCACTCAGCAATCCCTGTCCGCTCCAGTTAAGCCTGCGGTTTTCAGAGTGA